A window of Streptomyces sp. NBC_01689 genomic DNA:
CCGCCCCACGCTCACCGAGACCCAGGGCACCTGGCGCCTCACCGTCGAACACGACGGCACCCGCCCCCACCGCATCGCCGTCGGCGCCTACGACACCGTCCCCGGCGAGAACGGTCGACTCGTCCCACGCGACCGCGTCGAGACCGACCTACCGCAGAGCGAACCCGTCGACCTCGGCCCCGGCCGCCGACCGGCCCTCCTCGTCCTCAACGACGGCGACCTCAGCTACGCCAAGATCCGCTTCGACACCGACTCCTTCCGGACCGTCCGCGACGCCCTGTCCGGACTGCCCGAACCCCTCACCCGCGCCGTCGTCTGGAACGCCCTGCGCGACGCCGTCCGCGACGGCGAACTGCCCGCCATGGCCTACGTGGACGCGGCCCGCACCCACCTCCCGCACGAGACCGACCTCGCCCTCGTCCAAGGCGTCCTCACCTTCGCCGCCACCCAGGTCGCCGGCCGCCTCCTGCCCCCCGAGGACCGCCCCACCGCCCTCGCCACCCTCAGCGACCTCTGCCGCGACCTCCTGCGCCGCACCGAGGACGGCGACAACCCGGGCCTGCGCCTCACCGCCGTACGCCACTACATCGACGTCGCCGCACACCCCGACACCATCAGCGCCTGGTTCTCCGAGGGCACCGTCCCCGGCGGCCCCGAACTCGACCCCGAACTGCGCTGGCGCGTCCTCGGCCGCCTCGCCGTCCTCGGCGCCATCGACGACGCCGTCATCGAGGCCGAACTCGTCCAGGACCCCAGCGCCACCGGCCAGGAAGGCGCCGCCCGCTGCCGCGCCGCACTGCCCGACCCCGAGGCCAAACGCCACGCCTGGCAGGAGATGTTCGCCTCCGACCACCTCTCCAACTACCTGTTCACCGCCACGGCCCAGGGCTTCTGGCAGCCCGAACAGGCCGACCTCCTCCAGCAGTACGTCGAGCGGTACTGGCCCGACGCCGTCGCCCTCGCCGCCCGCCGCGGCCCCGCCATCGCCGAGGCCGCCGGCCGCTACGCCTTCCCCGCCCACGCCGTCACCCCCGAGACCCTCGCCCTCGGCGAGACCTGCCTGCGCGACGCCGACCCCATCCCCGCACTGCGCCGCAAACTCGTCGACCAACTCGACGACCTGGCACGGGCACTGAAGGTCCGCGAAGCGAGCCGCGGCTGATTCCACAGGAGCACCGGGTCCCACTCCCCGCACGGACAGCGGACCCGGTGCTCCGGCACGCCCTGGGAACGGCCGGGTCCGGGATCCGCCGGGTCCGCGTTCCAGCGACCCCTGCGAACGGCCGAGCCCGCGTTCCAGCGACCCCTGCGAACGGCCGAGCCCGCGTTCCAGCGACCCCTGCGGACGGCCGGACCCGCGTTCCAGCCGGCCCTGCGGACGGCCCGGCCCGGAAACCGTTCACCCCCGGCCCCGGCACGCCCTGAAAACCACCCACCCCACAGAACGCCCTCACACCCCCCGTCACCCCCGCCCCTCACCTTCACCCGCCACGGCAGTACCCCCATTCGGGTCAGATCGTTGTGCTCTGCGGGCGCGCCGTCCCCATCCCGTACAGGCTTGGAGCCCCCTGCCGCGCGCCCTCCGGAGGACACCCATGAGCACGCCGCCCCTCGCCTCAGGACCCGAAGGCCCCGGCGCACTGCGGCCACTGCTCGACACCGTCCTCGACGCCCTGCGCATCGGCACCACCGCACGCGGCGGCCCCCTCCCCGCCGGAGGACCCGAGCACGTCGCCCGCCGCCTGCGCGACGCCGCCGGCGACATCCTGCCCCGGCACGGCACCGACGACGCCCTGAGCACCCTCGTCCACGCCCTCGCCGAAGGCTCCGCCGACCCCGCCGACCCCCTGTGCGCCGCCCACCTGCACTGCCCGCCCCTCGCCGTCGCCACCGCCGCCGACCTCGCGGCCTCCGCCCTCAACCCCTCCCTGGACTCCTGGGACCAGGCACCCGCCGCCTCGGAACTCGAAACCCTCGTCACCACCGCCCTCGCCGCCGAGGTCTACCCGACCGCCGGCACACCCCGCCCGGCCACCGCCCTCGTCACCACCGGCGGCACCGAATCCAACCAACTCGCCGTACTCCTCGCCCGAGAAGCCCACAACGGCGTCCGACTCGTCCACGGCGCCAACGCCCACCACTCATTGCCCCGCGCCGCCTGGCTCCTCGGCCTCCCCGAACCCGTCGTCGTCCCCGCCCCCACCGGCACCATGGACCCCGTAGCCCTCGACGAAGCCCTCACCACCCTCCGAGGCCCCCGCGGCACCCTCCTCGTCGCCGCCACCGCCGGCACCACCGACGCCGGACTCATCGACCCCCTCCCCGACCTCGCCGACGTCTGCGCCACCCACGGCGCCCGCCTCCACATCGACGCCGCCTACGGCGGGGGCCTCCTCTTCAGCGACCGCCACCGACCCGCCCTCGACGGACTCGACCGCGCCCACACCGTCACCCTCGACCTGCACAAACTCGGCTGGCAGCCCATCGCCGCCGGCCTCCTCGCCGTACGCGACCCCCACGACCTCACCCCCCTGCGCCACCAGGCCGACTACCTCAACGCCGACGACGACACCGAAGCCGGCCTCCCCGACCTGCTCGACCGCTCCCTGCGCACCACCCGACGCCCCGACATCCTCAAGATCGCCGTCACCCTCAAAACCCTCGGCCGCACCGGCCTCGGCGCCCTCGTCGACCACGTCTGCGCCCGCGCCACCGACCTCGCCGACCTCATCACCACCCGCCCCGGCCTCGAACTCCACGGCCCGCCCACCCTCAGCACCGTCCTGTTCCGGCCCGCCGGAGCCACCGACGAAACCGTCGCCGCCATCCGCCGCACCCTTCTCCACGACGGCCACGCCGTCCTCGGCCGCGCCCGGCTCGACGACCGCCTCTGGCTCAAAGCCACCCTCCTCAACCCCCACACCCGGCCCGACGACCTGGCCGCCCTCCTGAAACTGGTGGAAGGACACACCCCCCGATGACCCCGGCACACCACGAACCCGAAGCGCCCCGCGACCTCGTCGGCATCGGCATCGGCCCGTTCAACCTCTCCCTCGCCGCCCTCGCCCACCCCCTCCCCGAACTCGACACCGTCTTCTACGAACAACGCCCCGGCTTCGACTGGCACCCCGGCCTCCTCATCGACGGCGCCACCCTCCAAGTCCCCTTCCTCGCCGACCTCGTCACCCTCGCCGACCCCACCAGCCCCTGGTCCTTCCTCAACCACCTCAAGGACCGCGACCGCCTCTTCCCCTTCTACTTCGCCGAGCGTTTCCACATCCAGCGCGCCGAATACGACGCCTACTGCCGCTGGGTCGCCGACCGCCTCCCCGGACTCCACTTCGGACACCAGGTCGACGCCGTCCGCTGGAATCCCGAACAAGCCCTCTTCGAAGTCGACTTCACCCGCCTCGCCGCCGACGGCGACACCGAACTCCTCGGCCGCACCCACACCCGCAACATCGTCCTCGGCGTCGGCACCGCCCCCCACATCCCCGACGCCCTCAAACCCCTCGTCGAAGCCCCCGGCGTCCCCGTCATCCACGCCGCCGACTACCTCGCCCACCGCGACCGCTTCCTCACCGCCGAACACATCACCGTCATCGGCGCCGGACAATCAGGCGCCGAAGTCTTCCTCGACCTCCTCAGAAACCGCCCATCCGGACACGAGAAGATCCACTGGCTCGCCCGCACCGAGGCCTTCGCCCCCATGGAGTACTCCAAACTCGGCCTCGAACACTTCACCCCCGACTACACCCGCTACTTCCACGCCCTCACCGAACCCGTACGCGACCGCCTCGTCGCCGCCCAATGGCAACTCCACAAAGGCATCGACGCCGACACCATCGCCGCCATCCACGACGAGCTCTACCGCCGCACCCTCCACGGAGACTGGCCCGACGCCGTCCTCACCCCCGCCGTCACCGTCCGCACCGCAGGACGCGTCGCCACCACCAAAGTCGAACTCCACCTCGAACACGCCCAACAAGGCACCCGCACCCGCCTCACCACCGACGCCGTCGTCCTCGCCACCGGCTACCGCGAACGCCCCCTCGACCGCATCCTCGCCGGACTCGACCCCTACCTCCGCCGCGACAACGCCGAACGCCCACGCATCGACGACCAGTTCCGCCTCCACCTCGACCCCACCGTCACCGGCCACGTCTACGTCCAGAACGCCGAACTCCACACCCACGGCGTCGGCGCCCCCGACCTCGGCCTCGCCGCCTGGCGCAGCGCCACCATCCTCAACGCCCTCACCGGCAAAGACCCCTACCCCCTCCCACAGCGCACCGCCTTCACCACCTTCGGCCTCGAACCCCACCCCCACATCCCACCCAGCCGGCAGACACCAGCCCTCACCCCCCTCGTCGACGGCCGATAAGCTCCCCCACCACCGGCAACCGCCCCGCACACGCGCCCGCACGACAAACGGCGCCGGCCCCCCGAAGGGATCACCGACGCCGTCCACCTCACCTCGCAGCCCTAGAACACCGGCGTGCCCTCCCGCGTCAGCCTCCAGTCCACCGAAGCGAACTCCGCCGGATCCAGCACACCCTTCGCCGTCACCCACTCCGCGATCCGCGTCCGGATCTCCGTCGACTCCGACCACACCTCCTTCGCCGACGCCACGAACGGGAACGCACCACCACCGTTCGCCCGGTAGTTGTTCACCGCCAGCACGAACTGCCGCGCGTCGTCCAACGGCACACCCTCATAGCTCAGATTCCTGATCCGCGAACCCTCCGGCTGCGCGATGTCGATGTCGTACCGCAACCCCGACACATAGTCGTAGTTGTAGTCCGGACGATCGTTCGCATTCGTCAGCTTCTCCACGTCCACCACCGCACCCACCGCGGTCCGCACGAAATAGTTCGCCGAATACTCCAGGTACGCCCTCACCTGCGCACCCGTCAGCACCTTCGCCACCAACGTGTTGTCATACACGTACAAGCTCGACAGATCCCGGATCGTCACCTCACCCGCCGGAATCTCCGACGTCCGCGAGAACGGCGACGCCTGCGCGATCACCGGCAACGACGCATACTCCGTCCCCACCAGAGCCGCCCTGACCACGTCCTCCTGCACCTTCGTGATCAGATCGATGATCGGAGCGTCCTTGAACCGCGCCTCCACCGTCGTCAACGTCTCCGTCGCCGTACCGACCACCTGATTGACGTACTCCACCACCAACGCGTGCTCATCCTTCAGCAACCGCGTGATCCGCGGATCGTCCGCCACCGAATTCGAGTTGCGCACCGAC
This region includes:
- a CDS encoding lysine N(6)-hydroxylase/L-ornithine N(5)-oxygenase family protein, with amino-acid sequence MTPAHHEPEAPRDLVGIGIGPFNLSLAALAHPLPELDTVFYEQRPGFDWHPGLLIDGATLQVPFLADLVTLADPTSPWSFLNHLKDRDRLFPFYFAERFHIQRAEYDAYCRWVADRLPGLHFGHQVDAVRWNPEQALFEVDFTRLAADGDTELLGRTHTRNIVLGVGTAPHIPDALKPLVEAPGVPVIHAADYLAHRDRFLTAEHITVIGAGQSGAEVFLDLLRNRPSGHEKIHWLARTEAFAPMEYSKLGLEHFTPDYTRYFHALTEPVRDRLVAAQWQLHKGIDADTIAAIHDELYRRTLHGDWPDAVLTPAVTVRTAGRVATTKVELHLEHAQQGTRTRLTTDAVVLATGYRERPLDRILAGLDPYLRRDNAERPRIDDQFRLHLDPTVTGHVYVQNAELHTHGVGAPDLGLAAWRSATILNALTGKDPYPLPQRTAFTTFGLEPHPHIPPSRQTPALTPLVDGR
- a CDS encoding pyridoxal phosphate-dependent decarboxylase family protein; translated protein: MSTPPLASGPEGPGALRPLLDTVLDALRIGTTARGGPLPAGGPEHVARRLRDAAGDILPRHGTDDALSTLVHALAEGSADPADPLCAAHLHCPPLAVATAADLAASALNPSLDSWDQAPAASELETLVTTALAAEVYPTAGTPRPATALVTTGGTESNQLAVLLAREAHNGVRLVHGANAHHSLPRAAWLLGLPEPVVVPAPTGTMDPVALDEALTTLRGPRGTLLVAATAGTTDAGLIDPLPDLADVCATHGARLHIDAAYGGGLLFSDRHRPALDGLDRAHTVTLDLHKLGWQPIAAGLLAVRDPHDLTPLRHQADYLNADDDTEAGLPDLLDRSLRTTRRPDILKIAVTLKTLGRTGLGALVDHVCARATDLADLITTRPGLELHGPPTLSTVLFRPAGATDETVAAIRRTLLHDGHAVLGRARLDDRLWLKATLLNPHTRPDDLAALLKLVEGHTPR